The Williamsia sp. DF01-3 genome has a window encoding:
- the mftE gene encoding mycofactocin biosynthesis peptidyl-dipeptidase MftE: protein MTPSGGLGFRSWTELDDRSATVLVPLGSIEQHGPHLPLDTDVRIATAVADAATGSGPESWAHEIDLMVAPPLNYGAAGEHEGFPGTISIGHEVLHSMLVEYGRSACRWAARLVFVNAHGGNGRTLLSAVSQLRTEGREVAWFGCASPGADAHAGYTETSLLLHISPMAVRVEEMVSGNVTPVSELMASMRAGGVAAVSDNGILGDPMAASAAEGRRMLSDMAVRLADAVGRWEPDSNGMLT, encoded by the coding sequence ATGACACCTTCGGGCGGGCTCGGCTTCCGAAGCTGGACCGAGTTGGATGATCGGTCGGCCACGGTCCTCGTCCCGTTGGGTTCCATCGAACAACATGGGCCACACCTGCCACTCGACACCGATGTGCGGATAGCGACTGCCGTTGCCGATGCCGCAACAGGATCGGGCCCGGAGTCGTGGGCGCATGAGATCGACCTGATGGTCGCGCCACCACTCAATTACGGCGCAGCCGGGGAGCACGAAGGATTCCCCGGAACCATCTCGATCGGGCACGAGGTGCTGCACTCGATGCTGGTCGAGTACGGGCGCAGTGCCTGCCGATGGGCGGCCCGGTTGGTGTTCGTGAACGCCCATGGTGGCAACGGGAGAACGTTGTTGTCGGCGGTGTCGCAACTGCGCACCGAGGGTCGGGAAGTGGCATGGTTCGGATGCGCCTCACCGGGCGCCGACGCACATGCCGGTTACACGGAAACGTCGCTGTTGCTGCACATCTCGCCGATGGCCGTGCGCGTCGAAGAGATGGTCAGCGGCAACGTGACTCCGGTGTCCGAATTGATGGCATCGATGCGCGCAGGGGGAGTGGCAGCTGTGAGTGACAACGGGATACTCGGCGATCCGATGGCGGCTTCGGCCGCCGAAGGGAGGCGAATGCTCAGCGACATGGCCGTGCGGCTGGCCGACGCTGTCGGTCGGTGGGAGCCTGACTCGAACGGGATGCTCACGTGA
- the mftF gene encoding mycofactocin biosynthesis glycosyltransferase MftF (Members of this protein family, MftF, are glycosyltransferases, members of PF00535 (glycosyl transferase family 2). The encoding gene is found as part of the mycofactocin cassette, in Mycobacterium tuberculosis, many other Actinobacteria, and occasional members of other lineages. Mycofactocin itself, a putative redox carrier, is a heavily modified derivative of the C-terminal Val-Tyr dipeptide of the mycofactocin precursor MftA (TIGR03969).): protein MQLDPRCMISDDRRHIIGGSPTRLLNLSELAGGLLDADGRLTVHDRTTSQLARKLLDAGVGHPRPMFGPTDTDVTVVVPVRDNQSGIDRLLPGLAGHKVIVVDDGSTVPIEAPGAQVIRLERSRGPAAARNRGAAHADTELLAFLDSDVVPEHDWLTKLLGHFSDPKVALAAPRIVALEPGGGATSRYEALCSSLDMGRREGPVAPRSRIPYVPSAAMIVRRNCFSGFDESMEVAEDVDLCWRLHADGWSLRYDPIATVAHDHRHRLSKSLDRKRYYGTGAALLSGRHPGMGAPLALTVPMAAAMAALVTGTAWGVMAALAVFGVIGGRLHRRVSSMPDAARTAAKLTAQSVGFGVLQSASAMCRHYWPLSILLALVSKRFRLLLLTVAVGEAAYEWVRLELVNPEPGARVGWWRFMVLKRLDDLAYGAGLWQGALAGRSIDALYPRISNTVSTKARPRVAPR, encoded by the coding sequence GTGCAGCTCGATCCGCGCTGCATGATCTCCGACGACCGTCGCCACATCATCGGGGGATCGCCGACCCGTCTCCTGAACCTGTCCGAGCTGGCCGGCGGCCTACTCGACGCCGACGGACGGCTCACGGTGCACGACCGCACCACGTCGCAACTGGCCAGGAAGTTGCTCGATGCCGGCGTCGGTCACCCACGGCCGATGTTCGGCCCGACCGACACCGACGTCACCGTGGTGGTCCCGGTGCGCGACAACCAGTCCGGAATCGACCGGCTGTTACCGGGTCTGGCCGGTCACAAGGTCATCGTGGTCGACGACGGGTCGACCGTACCGATCGAGGCGCCAGGCGCCCAGGTGATCCGCCTCGAGCGCAGTCGTGGACCCGCAGCGGCGCGGAACAGGGGAGCCGCCCACGCGGACACCGAGTTGCTGGCCTTTCTCGACTCCGACGTCGTGCCAGAGCATGATTGGCTCACCAAGTTGCTCGGCCACTTCTCGGACCCGAAGGTCGCCCTGGCAGCGCCACGAATTGTCGCGCTCGAGCCGGGCGGCGGCGCCACCTCGCGGTACGAGGCGCTGTGTTCTTCCCTCGACATGGGCCGCCGAGAAGGTCCGGTGGCGCCCCGGTCGCGCATTCCCTACGTCCCCAGCGCGGCAATGATCGTGCGCCGCAACTGCTTCAGCGGATTCGACGAGTCGATGGAGGTTGCCGAGGACGTGGACCTGTGCTGGCGGCTCCATGCGGACGGGTGGTCGCTGCGATACGACCCCATCGCCACCGTCGCCCACGACCACCGGCATCGTCTCTCCAAAAGCCTCGACCGCAAACGGTATTACGGGACCGGCGCGGCGCTGCTGTCGGGCCGTCATCCGGGCATGGGTGCTCCCTTGGCCCTCACCGTTCCCATGGCGGCAGCGATGGCGGCGCTGGTCACGGGGACGGCCTGGGGGGTCATGGCCGCGCTCGCCGTCTTCGGAGTGATCGGCGGGCGGCTGCATCGCCGGGTGTCGTCGATGCCCGATGCCGCCCGCACGGCCGCCAAACTGACAGCGCAGTCGGTGGGATTCGGGGTGTTGCAGTCGGCGTCTGCGATGTGTCGCCACTATTGGCCGCTGTCGATTCTCCTCGCCTTGGTGTCCAAGCGTTTTCGGCTGCTGCTGCTCACCGTTGCGGTCGGGGAGGCAGCATACGAGTGGGTCCGGTTGGAGCTGGTGAACCCCGAGCCCGGTGCACGCGTCGGCTGGTGGCGGTTCATGGTGCTCAAACGGCTCGACGATCTGGCCTACGGCGCAGGTTTGTGGCAGGGGGCGCTTGCCGGCCGCAGCATCGACGCACTCTATCCGCGGATCAGTAATACGGTGTCGACCAAAGCGCGCCCCCGCGTCGCCCCTCGATGA
- a CDS encoding mycofactocin-coupled SDR family oxidoreductase, with amino-acid sequence MGDFDGKVVYITGIARGQGRSHAIRFAEEGASVIGLDVCGEVTKIGYPVATAEDMEETVRQVKAAGGNILARQLDTRDLAGQQQLVADGVAQFGRLDYVIVNAGVLTWGSVHEMTESQFMDVIDVNVNGSWKTLKATIPAMLEAGNGGSIVIISSVAGIKSMPMQASYSASKHALVGLAHTTAKELGRSKIRVNTVHPYGVETPMCIEDADAFKVFEMPEYKAHFEPILPGMAKSGDITDAVMYLCSARAKFITASAIEVDMGATKV; translated from the coding sequence ATGGGAGATTTCGACGGCAAGGTCGTCTACATCACGGGCATCGCCCGCGGGCAGGGCCGCAGTCACGCGATCCGATTCGCCGAAGAAGGCGCGTCGGTCATCGGACTCGACGTATGTGGTGAGGTCACCAAGATCGGGTACCCGGTGGCCACCGCCGAAGACATGGAAGAGACCGTGCGCCAGGTCAAGGCCGCGGGGGGCAATATTCTTGCCCGCCAACTCGATACCCGTGACCTGGCGGGCCAGCAGCAGCTCGTGGCTGACGGCGTCGCCCAATTCGGCCGGCTCGACTACGTCATCGTCAATGCCGGTGTGCTCACCTGGGGCAGCGTCCACGAGATGACCGAGAGCCAGTTCATGGACGTCATCGATGTCAACGTGAACGGATCCTGGAAAACGCTCAAGGCCACCATCCCGGCGATGCTCGAGGCGGGCAACGGAGGCTCGATCGTGATCATCAGCTCCGTTGCCGGGATCAAGTCGATGCCGATGCAGGCGTCCTACTCGGCGTCCAAACATGCCCTGGTCGGGCTGGCGCACACAACCGCAAAAGAGCTGGGCCGCAGCAAGATCAGGGTCAACACCGTTCACCCCTACGGCGTCGAGACCCCGATGTGCATCGAAGATGCCGACGCCTTCAAGGTGTTCGAGATGCCCGAGTACAAGGCGCACTTCGAGCCGATCCTGCCCGGTATGGCCAAGTCGGGCGACATCACCGACGCGGTGATGTACCTGTGCTCCGCCCGCGCCAAGTTCATCACCGCCTCCGCCATCGAGGTGGACATGGGCGCCACCAAGGTCTAG
- a CDS encoding CaiB/BaiF CoA-transferase family protein — MAKNGPLSGIRVIEFAGIGPGPHAAMMLGDLGADVVRIERPGKLPKEGQVADQLLRNRTVVEANLKDPTDKEAIMNLIARADVVIEGFRPGVTERLGFGPDDVAAVNPRVVYGRMTGWGQDGPLSQVAGHDINYISLTGLLHAVGRADEVPTPPLNLFGDFGGGSMFLVQGILAALVEREKSGKGQTIDAAMVDGASVLGQMMWAFRGTGLWGNERGANLLDTGAPFYDVYETSDGKYFAVGAIEPQFYALLLDGMGLADDETLPDQLDMPQWPAMKIRFAEVFKSKTRDEWTAIFDGTDACATPVLDWEEAPQNKHLASRGSLVEIDGVMQASVAPRFSRTVPDTPAAPARTATDPATLWQD; from the coding sequence ATGGCAAAGAACGGACCGCTGAGCGGAATACGCGTGATCGAGTTCGCAGGCATCGGCCCCGGGCCGCACGCAGCGATGATGCTGGGAGATCTGGGCGCAGACGTCGTGCGGATCGAGCGCCCCGGCAAGCTTCCCAAAGAGGGACAAGTCGCCGACCAGCTCTTGCGCAACCGCACGGTGGTCGAGGCGAACTTGAAAGATCCCACGGACAAAGAGGCGATCATGAATTTGATCGCCAGGGCCGATGTCGTCATCGAAGGCTTCCGTCCCGGCGTCACCGAACGCCTCGGTTTCGGTCCCGATGATGTCGCGGCCGTCAATCCCCGTGTGGTTTACGGACGGATGACAGGGTGGGGCCAGGACGGCCCGCTGTCGCAGGTGGCCGGCCACGACATCAACTACATCTCGCTGACCGGCCTGCTGCATGCCGTCGGCCGGGCCGACGAGGTGCCCACCCCACCGCTCAACCTGTTCGGCGACTTCGGCGGCGGATCCATGTTCCTCGTGCAGGGAATCCTGGCGGCGCTCGTGGAGCGCGAGAAGTCGGGCAAGGGCCAAACCATCGACGCCGCAATGGTTGACGGCGCATCGGTGCTCGGCCAGATGATGTGGGCGTTCCGCGGTACGGGTCTGTGGGGCAATGAGCGCGGAGCCAACCTGCTAGACACCGGCGCCCCGTTCTACGACGTCTACGAGACCTCCGATGGAAAGTACTTCGCCGTGGGCGCCATCGAGCCGCAGTTCTATGCCCTCCTGCTCGACGGGATGGGACTCGCCGATGACGAGACACTCCCCGACCAGCTCGACATGCCTCAGTGGCCGGCCATGAAGATCCGCTTTGCCGAGGTGTTCAAGTCCAAGACCCGCGACGAGTGGACCGCGATCTTCGACGGAACGGACGCGTGCGCCACGCCGGTACTCGACTGGGAAGAGGCCCCGCAGAACAAGCATCTGGCCAGCCGCGGGTCCCTGGTGGAGATCGACGGTGTCATGCAAGCCTCTGTCGCACCGCGCTTTTCGCGGACAGTGCCCGACACACCCGCCGCACCGGCCCGCACCGCAACCGATCCCGCGACGCTCTGGCAGGACTGA